From a single Brassica napus cultivar Da-Ae chromosome C9, Da-Ae, whole genome shotgun sequence genomic region:
- the LOC106440384 gene encoding transcription factor bHLH143, which yields MPLDNSQQKWLPLGLNPQDIATGSSPGAPFPELGKIYASEYQFRYLQPPFQALLSSYGTQVAAQSTLKSSQKRFLVFDQSGNQTRLLQCGSPVRFPSFVATDPEKILNFLNLEKGLSKDHAIPEKIFLHEDHVNGEEKESEMHEDTEEINALLYSDDEDNDDCESDDDDDEVTSTGHSPFPVEQQACNNKTTEEEELDETESCGGDDGPRLKRQKVLLDHSSYREDLSPSPSPSPSFVVGTKSLTNLKRSSDEKLQESNISSSNQEMGSGLSDEEETRKDKIHTALRILESVVPGAEGKEALLLLDEAIDYLKLLKRELTSQPKGLNNHW from the coding sequence ATGCCTCTTGATAACAGCCAACAGAAATGGTTACCATTGGGCTTGAATCCTCAGGACATAGCTACCGGGTCCTCTCCTGGAGCTCCTTTCCCGGAACTCGGTAAAATATATGCATCTGAGTATCAGTTTCGCTATCTGCAGCCACCGTTCCAGGCCTTACTGTCCAGTTATGGAACACAAGTTGCTGCTCAGAGCACACTCAAGTCTTCTCAGAAAAGGTTTCTAGTATTCGACCAGTCAGGAAACCAGACTCGCTTGTTACAGTGTGGATCTCCAGTTCGTTTTCCCTCTTTTGTGGCTACTGATCCAGAGAAAATTCTCAATTTTCTAAACCTAGAGAAAGGGTTAAGTAAAGATCATGCCATTCCAGAAAAGATATTCCTCCATGAAGATCATGTCAATGGCGAAGAGAAGGAGTCAGAGATGCACGAAGACACTGAGGAAATTAACGCACTACTGTATTCTGATGATGAAGACAATGATGATTGCgagagtgatgatgatgatgatgaagtgaCGAGCACAGGTCACTCTCCATTCCCAGTTGAACAACAAGCGTGCAATAATAAaacaacagaagaagaagaactggATGAAACCGAAAGCTGTGGTGGTGATGATGGTCCACGTCTCAAAAGGCAGAAAGTACTACTGGACCATTCGTCATACAGAGAAGACctatcaccatcaccatcaccatcccCATCCTTTGTGGTGGGTACCAAGAGTCTCACTAATCTCAAAAGGTCATCAGATGAGAAACTTCAAGAGTCCAACATCTCAAGCAGCAATCAAGAAATGGGTTCTGGTCTTAGCGACGAGGAAGAGACGAGGAAAGACAAGATCCACACCGCTCTGAGAATCCTTGAGAGCGTAGTTCCAGGAGCAGAAGGGAAAGAAGCTCTTTTACTACTAGACGAAGCCATTGACTACCTCAAGCTGCTGAAGCGAGAGTTAACCTCACAACCAAAAGGTTTAAACAACCACTGGTGA
- the LOC106440383 gene encoding protein EXORDIUM-like 4 has protein sequence MAHTHRLTVLLILLSTTIGFSSAALVEEQPLVLKYHNGILLKGNVTLNLVWYGKFTSIQRSIIVDFIRSLSSSAVPSKGPSVASWWKTTEKYKGGSSKIVVGKQLLLENYPLGKSLKSPYLRALSGKLNGGGVRSITVVLTAKDVAVEGFCMNRCGTHGAKARSVNSGAYVWVGNSETQCAGYCAWPFHQPMYGPQSPPLIAPNGDVGVDGMIINLATLLVNTVTNPFKSGYFNGGNQEAVSVCTGMFGSGSYPGYAGRVLVDKTTGASYNALGLAGRKYLLPAMWDPQTSKCKTLV, from the coding sequence ATGGCACACACTCACCGTCTTACCGTCCTTCTCATCCTCCTCTCCACCACCATCGGCTTCTCCTCCGCCGCGTTGGTCGAAGAGCAGCCTCTGGTGCTTAAGTACCACAACGGCATTCTCTTGAAAGGAAACGTCACTCTCAACCTCGTCTGGTACGGGAAGTTCACCTCAATCCAACGGTCAATCATCGTCGACTTCATCCGCTCTCTCAGCTCCTCCGCCGTCCCATCAAAAGGCCCATCCGTGGCCTCGTGGTGGAAGACGACGGAGAAGTACAAAGGCGGCTCGTCGAAGATCGTCGTCGGTAAACAGCTCCTCCTCGAGAACTACCCTCTCGGAAAATCGTTAAAGAGTCCTTATCTCAGAGCTCTCTCGGGGAAGCTCAACGGAGGTGGTGTTCGGTCGATAACCGTCGTTTTAACCGCGAAGGACGTCGCCGTTGAAGGATTCTGCATGAACCGGTGCGGGACTCATGGCGCGAAAGCACGTTCCGTTAACAGCGGAGCTTATGTCTGGGTGGGAAACTCTGAAACGCAGTGTGCTGGCTACTGCGCGTGGCCGTTTCATCAGCCGATGTACGGACCTCAGTCTCCGCCGTTAATCGCCCCTAACGGCGACGTCGGAGTCGACGGAATGATCATAAACCTCGCGACGCTACTGGTTAACACCGTCACGAATCCGTTTAAAAGCGGTTACTTTAACGGCGGGAATCAAGAAGCTGTCTCGGTATGTACCGGGATGTTCGGGTCCGGTTCCTACCCGGGTTACGCGGGTCGGGTCCTCGTAGACAAGACAACCGGGGCGAGTTACAACGCCTTGGGACTcgccgggaggaaatatcttttGCCAGCGATGTGGGACCCGCAGACTTCGAAGTGTAAGACTTTGGTTTGA
- the LOC125592780 gene encoding uncharacterized protein LOC125592780 produces the protein MSKISNRDYAALNLSEDNYLQWALDTKISLRSKGLGDTIIKDNNETDKNRYRAITRNDWKNLRFMEYKSVDEYNSVLFKTFSMLRLCGEVVTEEELLEKTFSTFHSSNIILQQQYRMKGFATYTDLISCLLLAEANNELLTKNSEARPVGSAPLPEANEVEKKNPNECNFIQNDKRSHGKGRGGYRNRDNYSNGRDKYLAGRKGNHNNRGRGSNPGRGRGGYGRGRGGISNPSYSTKSVCHRCGMSNHWAKNCRTPKHLCELYQESPKDKNPEAHMVHDSGYEADKESDVANDDLIDFETSDYNAGEFTSQTFNDYCMSMGLPVSAWGHAVLHAAELIRIRP, from the exons atgtcgaaaatctcaaatAGAGACTacgcagcccttaatctctccgaaGATAACTACTTacagtgggcgctagatacaaagatcagcTTAAGGTCAAAAGGTCTTGGTGATACAATCATcaaggacaacaatgagacTGACAAGAATCGGTACAgggctataa CTAGAAATGActggaagaatctaagattcatgGAATATAAGTCAGTGGATGAGTACAATTCGGTCTTGTTCAAGACGTTCTCCATGCTGAGACTctgtggtgaagtagtaaccgaaGAAGAGTTACTCGAGAAAACATTCTCTACGTTTCATTCCTCAAACATAATCCTGCAGCAGCAATACCGAATGAAAGGCTTTgccacatacactgatctgatctcgtgcctgctCCTGGCCGAGGCAAATAATGAGCTCCTAACGAAGAACAGTGAAGCTAGACCTGTCGGATCTGCCCCATTACCAGAGGCCAATgaagttgaaaagaaaaatcccAACGAGTGCAATTTCATCCAGAATGATAAGAGATCACATGGCAAAGGTCGTGGTGGATACAGGAACCGTGACAATTACTCGAACGGTCGAGATAAGTACTTGGccggccggaaaggaaaccacaataaccgtggtcgtggttccaatcccGGCCGTGGCCGAGGCGGTTATGGACGAGGTCGAGGCGGTATATCCAACCCGTCTTACTCAACCAAATCCGTTTGTCATAGATGTGGGATGAgcaaccattgggccaagaactgtAGGACTCCTAAGCACTTATGTGAGCTCTACCAAGAGAGTCCTAAagacaagaacccggaggctcaTATGGTCCATGATTCCGGTTATGAGGCTGATAAAGAATCCGATGTTGCAAATGACGACCTTATTgattttgagacttctgatt acaatgctggtgagtttacgtCCCAGACGtttaatgactattgtatgtccatgggg CTCCCGGTATCAGCGTGGGGACATGCCGTATTACATGCAgcagaactgattcgcatcaggccatga
- the LOC106440382 gene encoding 2-hydroxy-6-oxo-2,4-heptadienoate hydrolase, with protein sequence MVDYLRLLRCFSFTASRDWLFRQSFANAGLRSVTTDLSHGDSIASTTSMHCWIPKSPNRSKPNLLLVHGFGANAMWQYGEHPRSFTGRYNVYVPDLLFFGLSSTSEPNRTESFQAQCLSRLMEAHGVHTMNVVGISYGGFVGYSLAAQFPEKVEKLVLCCAGVCLEEKDMEDGLFKVPNLEEATEILIPQTPEKLKELIRFSFVKPIKGVPSFFLWDFIDVMCTEFVEEKRDLIKSILKERRLSDLPRIKQKTLIIWGEEDQIFPLELGYRLKRYIGDNAEMVVIKKAGHAVNLEKSKEFLKHLKSFLIDSL encoded by the exons atggttgatTATTTGAGATTGTTGCGATGCTTCAGCTTCACGGCATCGCGTGATTGGTTATTCCGGCAATCATTCGCAAACGCTGGTCTCCGCTCCGTCACCACCGATCTCTCCCACGGCGATTCCATCGCATCCACAACGTCTATGCATTGCTGGATCCCTAAATCCCCTAACCGATCCAAACCCAACCTCCTCCTCGTACACGGATTCGGAGCCAACGCAATGTGGCAATACGGCGAACACCCCCGATCCTTCACCGGCCGGTACAACGTCTACGTCCCCGATCTCCTCTTCTTCGGACTCTCCTCCACATCGGAGCCGAACCGGACCGAATCATTCCAGGCTCAGTGCCTGTCGAGGCTAATGGAAGCGCATGGCGTCCATACGATGAACGTTGTCGGGATAAGCTACGGTGGGTTCGTAGGGTACAGTTTAGCGGCGCAGTTTCCGGAGAAAGTGGAGAAGCTGGTGCTATGCTGCGCCGGGGTTTGCCTTGAGGAGAAAGATATGGAGGATGGTTTGTTCAAGGTTCCGAATCTAGAAGAAGCCACCGAGATCTTGATTCCTCAGACGCCTGAGAAGCTTAAGGAGCTTATTAGATTCTCTTTCGTTAAGCCGATCAAAGGCGTTCCTTCGTTTTTTCTATGGGACTTTATCGATGTGATGTGTACGGAGTTTGTGGAGGAGAAGAGAGATTTGATCAAGTCGATACTCAAAGAAAGGAGACTTTCAGATCTTCCTAGGATCAAACAG aAAACTTTGATCATATGGGGAGAAGAAGATCAAATATTTCCACTAGAACTTGGTTACAGATTGAAAAG ATATATAGGAGATAATGCAGAGATGGTGGTGATTAAAAAGGCAGGACATGCTGTTAATTTGGAGAAatccaaagagtttctcaagcacTTGAAATCTTTTCTCATCGACTCTTTGTGA
- the LOC106440381 gene encoding outer envelope protein 64, mitochondrial, which translates to MSKSLTFIQTNASNPKTWVVIGVTVAGIVILAETRKRRIKALREEHFGAFLDRFELLPFPPPPPPAAKQTLSGLTFSISDAFDIKDYITGFGSPQWKKTHEAAEKTAVVVTTLLRNGATCVAKTVMDEMGFGITGENKHYGTPINPLMPSNVPGGCSSGSAVSVAAELVDFALGIDTTGGVRIPASFCGVLGFRPSQGTVSSVGVLPNSQSLETAGWFARDPSVLCHVGHALLNLSAVTHKRQRSLIFADDLFELSDVPKQKSVHVVRKAIENLPGYQPPKHMNVGQYVASNVPSLVEFCEKSGTSQDSASSLKALASVMLSIQRHEFKTNHEEWSQTCKSFLGPRFSSDVVTALKSRNENIKSLYRVKTETRATIQSLLKEDGILVIPTVADPPPKLNTKNKNAVNEFLDRNYALASIASMSGCCQVTVPLGKHGDSPISVSFLAYYGGDKFLLDTILEVYASLQDQADIAASLAPVTDSNGIEPSEVMKEKGNAAYKGRQWNKAVSCYTEAIKLNGANATYFCNRAAAYLELGRFQQAEEDCTEAILIDKKNVKAYLRRGTARESLIRYKESAADFKHALVLEPQNKTAKIAEKRLRKLMS; encoded by the exons ATGTCGAAGTCGCTGACTTTTATCCAAACCAATGCCTCGAATCCAAAGACATGGGTCGTGATCGGCGTGACTGTAGCCGGGATCGTGATCTTGGCGGAGACTCGGAAGCGCCGGATCAAAGCCCTCAGAGAAGAGCACTTCGGTGCCTTTTTAGATCGTTTCGAGCTTCTTCCTTTTCCTccgcctcctcctccagccGCTAAACAAACCCTCTCCGGTCTCACCTTCTCCATCTCCGACGC GTTTGATATAAAGGATTATATCACAGGCTTTGGTAGTCCACAGTGGAAGAAGACTCATGAGGCTGCTGAGAAAACTGCTGTGGTTGTGACTACGCTCTTGAGAAATGGAGCTACTTGTGTTGCTAAGACTGTCATGGATGAGATGGGTTTTGG GATAACTGGTGAGAACAAGCACTATGGCACTCCTATTAATCCGTTGATGCCGTCTAATGTTCCTGGAGGCTGTTCCAGTGGCTCTGCAGTTTCTGTTGCGGCTGAACTCGTTGACTTTGCACTTG GGATTGATACCACTGGGGGTGTTAGAATCCCAGCATCATTTTGTGGTGTTCTCGGCTTCCGACCATCTCAGGGGACTGTTTCTTCAGTTGGAGTTTTGCCTAATTCCCAGAGCCTAGAGACTGCGG GATGGTTTGCACGTGACCCATCTGTTCTGTGTCATGTTGGGCACGCCTTACTTAATCTGAGTGCAGTAACGCATAAAAGGCAAAGATCTTTAATCTTTGCCGATGATTTATTCGAGCTCTCTGATGTTCCTAAGCAAAAGTCGGTCCACGTTGTCAGAAAAGCAATCGAAAATCTACCTGGCT ATCAGCCTCCAAAACATATGAATGTTGGTCAGTATGTAGCTTCAAACGTGCCAAGCCTTGTGGAGTTCTGTGAGAAATCTGGTACATCACAGGATTCAGCATCAAGTTTGAAGGCTCTTGCATCTGTAATGTTATCAATACAAAG GCATGAGTTCAAAACAAACCATGAAGAATGGTCGCAGACATGCAAGTCGTTTCTAGGCCCACGATTCTCCAGTGACGTTGTTACAGCTCTGAAGAGTAGAAACGAGAACATTAAATCTCTCTACAGGGTTAAAACTGAGACGCGTGCCACCATTCAAAGCCTTCTAAAG GAAGATGGAATTCTGGTGATCCCCACAGTTGCTGATCCTCCTCCGAAGCTTAACACAAAGAACAAGAACGCTGTGAATGAGTTCCTGGATCGAAATTATGCACTCGCAAGCATTGCTAGCATGTCGGGTTGTTGTCAG GTTACAGTTCCTTTGGGGAAACATGGTGACAGTCCAATCTCCGTGTCGTTTCTAGCTTACTATGGAGGTGATAAGTTCCTCCTCGATACAATTCTCGAAGTATATGCATCCCTTCAGGACCAAGCCGATATTGCAGCCAGCTTAGCTCCAGTGACTGACTCCAATGGTATTGAACCTTCTGAAGTTATGAAGGAAAAG GGAAATGCAGCATACAAGGGGAGACAATGGAATAAGGCAGTGAGTTGTTACACTGAAGCTATCAAATTGAATGGAGCAAATGCTACTTATTTTTGCAATAGAGCTGCAGCTTACTTAGAACTTGGCCG CTTCCAACAAGCTGAAGAAGATTGTACCGAGGCTATATTGATCGATAAGAAG AATGTGAAAGCATATTTGAGACGAGGGACTGCTAGAGAATCACTTATACGGTACAAGGAATCTGCTGCAG ATTTCAAGCATGCATTGGTCCTGGAGCCCCAAAACAAGACGGCAAAGATTGCTGAGAAGAGACTCCGAAAACTCATGAGTTAA
- the LOC106440380 gene encoding calmodulin-binding transcription activator 1-like isoform X2, translated as MLEIELMHIVFVHYLEVKGSRTSIGMKENNSNSLSGTASVNIDSAASPTSRLSSYCEDADSGDSHQSSSVLRASPEPQTGNRNGWTSAPGMRIASQVLGNRVGETDSQRSFDVQAWDAVENLVTRYDQPCNNLLVEERTNKFGMLPAEHLRSPLQNQLNWQIPAQDDLPLPKWPGYLVPHSGMTDDTDLALFGQSAQDNFESFSSLLDIEHLQSDGIPPSDMESEYIPVKKSLLRHEDSLKKVDSFSRWASKELGEMEDLQMQSSRGDIAWASVDCETAAAGLSFSPSLSEDQRFTIVDYWPKCAQTDADVEVLVIGTFLLNPQEVTICSWSCMFGEVEVPAEILVDGVLCCHAPPHTAGQVPFYVTCSNRFACSELREFDFLSGSTKKIDAAGIYGYSTKEASLQMRFEELLAHRAFVQEHQIFEDVVEKRRKISKIMLLNEEKENLFPGIYERDSTKQEPKERVLRKQFEDELYIWLIHKVTEEGKGPNILDEGGQGVLHFVAALGYDWAIKPILAAGVNINFRDANGWSALHWAAFSGREETVAVLVSLGADAGALTDPSPELPLGKTAADLAYGKEHRGISGFLAESSLTSYLEKLTMESKENSPANSGGPKAVQTVSERTAAPMSYGDVPETLSLKDSLTAVRNATQAADRLHQVFRMQSFQRKQLSGFDDDDGDEIGISNELAVSFAASKAKNPGQSEVFVHSAATHIQKKYRGWKKRKEFLLIRQRVVKIQAHVRGHQVRKQYKPIVWSVGLLEKIILRWRRKGTGLRGFKRNAVPKTVEPEPQCPMIPKEGDYDFLEKGRKQTEERLQKALTRVKSMVQYPEARDQYRRLLTVVEGFRENEASSSLSVNNREEPVNCEDDDLIDIDSLLNDDILMSTSP; from the exons GTGATAGTCATCAATCAAGCTCTGTCTTGCGAGCATCTCCTGAACCTCAAACTG GAAATCGCAATGGTTGGACATCAGCTCCTGGGATGCGTATTGCTTCACAGGTTCTTGGGAACAGAGTCGGAGAAACTGATTCCCAGAGATCATTTGATGTCCAGGCTTGGGATGCCGTCGAGAATTTAGTGACAAGGTATGATCAACCTTGCAACAATTTGTTGGTGGAAGAGCGTACAAACAAATTTGGAATGTTACCAGCAGAGCATCTCAGAAGTCCTCTTCAAAACCAACTAAATTGGCAG ATTCCAGCTCAGGATGATCTACCATTGCCAAAATGGCCTGGTTATCTGGTTCCACATTCTGGAATGACTGATGACACTGATCTGGCGTTATTCGGGCAAAGTGCACAAGACAATTTTGAGTCATTTTCCAGTCTCCTTGACATTGAACATCTGCAATCTGATGGGATTCCTCCTTCAGATATGGAAAGTGAATATATACCTGTAAAGAAATCCTTGTTGAGGCACGAAGATAGTTTGAAAAAGGTCGATAGTTTTTCTCGGTGGGCTAGTAAAGAGCTAGGCGAGATGGAGGATTTGCAGATGCAGTCTTCGCGTGGAGATATTGCATGGGCCTCTGTTGATTGTGAAACTGCAGCAGCTGGGCTCTCCTTTAGCCCTTCTCTCTCCGAGGACCAGCGTTTCACCATAGTTGATTATTGGCCAAAATGCGCACAGACTGACGCTGATGTTGAG GTCTTGGTTATTGGGACGTTTCTGCTTAATCCTCAAGAAGTAACTATATGCAGCTGGTCATGCATGTTTGGTGAAGTGGAGGTTCCTGCTGAGATTCTAGTGGACGGTGTTCTTTGCTGCCATGCTCCACCGCATACAGCTGGCCAAGTGCCCTTTTACGTTACCTGTTCAAACAGATTTGCTTGCAGTGAATTACGAGAATTTGATTTCCTTTCTGGCTCTACCAAAAAGATCGACGCCGCTGGTATTTATGGATACTCTACAAAAGAAGCATCACTTCAGATGCGGTTTGAGGAGCTGCTTGCTCATAGAGCTTTCGTTCAAGAACACCAAATATTTGAAGATGTTGTGGAGAAACGAAGAAAGATAAGTAAGATCATGTTGCTAAATGAGGAAAAAGAGAATCTCTTTCCAGGGATATATGAGAGAGATTCAACCAAACAAGAACCAAAAGAACGGGTTCTCAGAAAACAGTTTGAGGATGAACTCTATATATGGCTCATCCATAAAGTGACCGAAGAGGGTAAGGGACCAAACATACTGGATGAAGGCGGACAGGGTGTTCTACACTTCGTTGCAGCACTTGGGTATGATTGGGCTATCAAACCGATTTTAGCAGCAGGAGTTAACATTAACTTCCGTGATGCAAATGGGTGGTCCGCCCTTCACTGGGCTGCGTTTAGTGGCAG GGAGGAAACTGTCGCTGTGCTTGTCTCTCTAGGTGCTGATGCTGGGGCATTGACGGATCCATCTCCAGAGCTTCCATTGGGCAAAACAGCTGCTGATCTGGCTTACGGAAAGGAACACAGGGGGATTTCGGGTTTTCTTGCAGAGTCATCCTTAACCAGTTACCTTGAAAAGCTAACGATGGAGTCAAAGGAAAACAGCCCTGCCAACTCTGGTGGACCAAAAGCTGTTCAGACAGTCTCTGAGAGAACCGCTGCTCCTATGAGCTATGGTGACGTACCAGAAACGCTTTCCTTGAAGGATTCACTCACCGCTGTCCGTAATGCGACGCAAGCAGCTGATCGTCTCCATCAAGTATTCAGGATGCAATCTTTCCAGCGGAAACAGCTGTCTGGATTTGATGACGATGATGGTGACGAGATTGGTATCTCCAACGAGTTAGCGGTTTCTTTTGCAGCTTCTAAAGCTAAGAATCCAGGACAGAGTGAAGTCTTTGTTCATTCTGCTGCTACCCACATCCAGAAAAAATACCGTGGttggaagaagaggaaagagTTTCTTTTAATCCGACAAAGAGTCGTTAAGATTCAG GCTCATGTGAGAGGACATCAGGTCAGGAAACAATACAAACCAATCGTTTGGTCAGTGGGATTGCTCGAGAAAATCATTTTGCGTTGGAGACGCAAAGGTACTGGACTAAGAGGGTTTAAACGCAATGCAGTCCCCAAAACCGTTGAGCCAGAACCACAATGCCCTATGATTCCAAAGGAGGGTGACTATGATTTTCTAGAAAAGGGAAGAAAACAAACGGAGGAAAGGCTCCAAAAGGCTCTCACGCGGGTTAAGTCGATGGTTCAATACCCTGAAGCACGTGATCAGTACCGTAGACTCCTCACCGTTGTCGAAGGCTTCCGTGAAAACGAG GCTTCATCAAGTTTATCTGTAAACAACAGAGAGGAGCCAGTCAACTGTGAAGATGACGATTTAATTGACATTGATTCTCTTTTGAACGATGACATTTTGATGTCCACTTCTCCTTGA